Proteins from one Pseudobdellovibrionaceae bacterium genomic window:
- a CDS encoding matrixin family metalloprotease, translating to MSKLILTFALLFSSFTAHAYTLVWTTPGFKGWQTNEIKLTFNPANCPNGVNVRGLIEDSIALWNSISNSGLKLVLDEDTSATTRGYPIPIICDTNYASGGPAQDSSPGVASTAPGSGEYITSALISLNASAGNANIARLSLDKVKVVLAHEMGHAIGLGHSQDMDALMYYNVAYKTNFTLGQDDIDGIAYLYPRNELGKDPMLGGCGTVHSMTLPKPPSAGQMIALLFLMLLPLAVAQRLKTAKR from the coding sequence ATGAGCAAACTGATCCTCACCTTCGCCCTTCTGTTTTCGAGTTTCACGGCCCACGCCTACACGCTCGTGTGGACCACCCCCGGCTTCAAGGGCTGGCAGACGAACGAAATCAAACTCACCTTCAACCCCGCGAACTGTCCGAACGGCGTGAACGTGCGCGGACTGATCGAGGACTCGATCGCGCTTTGGAATTCGATCTCGAACTCGGGACTGAAACTCGTTCTGGATGAAGACACCTCCGCCACCACGCGCGGATACCCCATCCCGATCATCTGCGACACGAACTACGCGAGCGGCGGGCCCGCGCAGGACTCCTCACCCGGTGTGGCGTCGACCGCGCCCGGCTCCGGCGAGTACATCACGAGCGCACTCATCTCGCTCAACGCCTCGGCCGGCAATGCGAATATCGCGCGTCTCAGCCTCGATAAAGTGAAGGTCGTTCTCGCTCACGAGATGGGGCACGCCATCGGCCTCGGCCACTCGCAGGACATGGACGCGCTGATGTACTACAACGTCGCTTACAAAACGAACTTCACCCTGGGCCAGGACGACATCGACGGGATCGCCTATCTTTATCCGCGCAACGAGCTCGGGAAAGATCCCATGCTCGGCGGTTGCGGCACCGTGCACTCGATGACACTCCCGAAGCCGCCCTCGGCCGGGCAGATGATCGCGCTCCTGTTCCTGATGCTGCTCCCGCTCGCCGTCGCGCAAAGACTCAAGACCGCCAAAAGGTAG
- the cls gene encoding cardiolipin synthase, producing MPDWLPDLALRTYSALIFCAYVVGVLCAIFALWRSRTPQGAAAWVVALLTIPFFTVPFFLFLGRNKFYGYVKSRRHLDAEAQRELDEVRKIQEAVVAPEPGFEALHRIAGLTKQPGYTDGNSLRLLIDGEETFAAIFEAIENAKHSVLFQFYIFRDDKLGGKFAELLRKKAREGVKVYFLYDGVGTKLSTAFLKKFEAAGVSYAEFRGMKRWTSRVQVNFRNHRKIVVVDGRIAFTGGFNVGDDYLGEYPHIGPWRDTHLRLEGPAALSAQLCFVKDWYWAMEALPDLDWTPRPSAKNCRALLLATGPADDNEPCLLAHLDLIRNAQKRVWIANPYFVPPESLLHALELAVLRGVDVRILVPSYTDNKWISYASETSQERALAAKLDLRSYQPGFLHEKVVLIDDRAVAVGSVNLDSRSFFINFEATAIAHDPELVAAVERMLDFDFARAKKLRYEDFRARGLLRQIRSRAVNLLSPML from the coding sequence ATGCCGGATTGGCTTCCCGACCTTGCTTTACGCACTTATTCCGCACTGATTTTCTGCGCCTACGTCGTCGGCGTTCTGTGCGCGATCTTCGCTTTATGGCGCTCGCGCACGCCCCAAGGGGCGGCGGCGTGGGTCGTCGCGCTGTTGACCATTCCGTTTTTCACCGTGCCCTTTTTCCTTTTCCTGGGACGCAACAAATTCTACGGCTACGTGAAAAGTCGCCGGCACCTGGATGCCGAAGCCCAACGTGAGCTTGACGAGGTCCGCAAAATCCAAGAGGCCGTCGTTGCCCCTGAACCCGGCTTCGAGGCCCTTCACCGCATCGCGGGCCTGACCAAACAACCCGGCTACACCGACGGCAATAGTCTGCGGCTGCTCATCGACGGCGAAGAAACTTTCGCCGCCATCTTCGAAGCCATCGAAAACGCCAAACATTCGGTGCTGTTTCAATTCTACATCTTCCGTGACGACAAACTGGGCGGAAAATTCGCGGAGCTGCTGCGCAAAAAAGCCCGCGAAGGCGTGAAGGTCTACTTTCTTTACGACGGCGTGGGAACGAAGCTTTCGACCGCGTTTTTAAAAAAGTTCGAGGCCGCGGGCGTGAGCTACGCCGAATTCCGCGGCATGAAACGTTGGACCTCGCGCGTGCAAGTAAACTTCCGCAATCACCGCAAAATCGTCGTCGTCGACGGACGAATCGCGTTCACCGGCGGCTTCAACGTCGGCGACGACTACTTGGGTGAATACCCGCATATCGGTCCCTGGCGGGACACGCACCTGCGCTTGGAAGGTCCCGCCGCGCTCTCCGCGCAATTGTGCTTCGTGAAGGACTGGTACTGGGCCATGGAGGCGCTTCCCGATCTGGATTGGACGCCCCGACCTTCCGCCAAAAACTGCCGCGCCCTGCTGCTCGCGACGGGTCCCGCCGACGACAACGAACCCTGCTTGCTTGCGCATCTGGATCTGATTCGCAATGCGCAGAAACGCGTCTGGATCGCGAATCCCTACTTCGTCCCCCCGGAATCTTTACTGCACGCTTTGGAGCTGGCGGTCCTACGTGGCGTGGACGTGCGGATCTTGGTCCCTTCCTACACGGACAACAAGTGGATCAGCTACGCTTCCGAGACGTCACAAGAACGCGCGCTCGCGGCGAAGCTGGATCTGCGTTCCTACCAGCCCGGTTTCTTACACGAGAAAGTCGTCCTTATCGATGATCGCGCGGTCGCCGTCGGTTCGGTGAATCTGGACTCCCGTTCTTTCTTCATCAACTTCGAAGCGACCGCGATCGCGCACGATCCGGAGCTCGTCGCGGCGGTGGAGCGGATGCTGGATTTCGATTTCGCGCGCGCCAAGAAACTGCGTTACGAAGACTTCCGGGCGCGCGGGCTGCTTCGTCAGATCCGCTCGCGGGCCGTGAACTTGTTGTCCCCGATGCTTTAA
- a CDS encoding MGMT family protein — MTEFTKAVVKVIRAIPKGKIASYSQVAELAGRPGASRGVVWILNSSSEEYELPWHRVLRASGEIAFRKGSTHFRLQKRMLEKEGVLVAKDGSIDIEEFGWKKKPRQKRARKSTPSMFRR, encoded by the coding sequence TTGACTGAATTTACCAAGGCCGTCGTGAAAGTGATTCGGGCAATTCCGAAAGGGAAGATTGCGAGTTATTCGCAGGTCGCGGAGTTGGCTGGGAGGCCGGGCGCCAGTCGTGGCGTGGTTTGGATTTTGAACTCGTCTTCGGAGGAGTATGAGCTGCCGTGGCACCGGGTGCTGCGCGCCAGTGGGGAGATCGCTTTTCGTAAGGGCTCCACGCACTTTCGGCTGCAGAAGCGCATGCTCGAGAAGGAAGGCGTCCTCGTCGCCAAAGATGGCTCCATCGACATCGAGGAGTTTGGCTGGAAGAAGAAGCCCCGTCAGAAGCGCGCGCGCAAATCCACGCCATCGATGTTCCGTAGATAA
- a CDS encoding response regulator has product MLHAKQMMNVKSDRRLWIGFVIAVAGLVFLGLYLQREVAGIRSSANHRAAARMTGYRLRELQILIVNAETAQRGFLLTKDDSFLPPFEEAVAAIPSVSRDLEIRLKDQPDQLERLSRVKTLIQMKSEHAVATIQLARNGQRSLAIDRVREGTGQRHIEAMRDIFNEMDVEQKRLVDLRNARMEQILSDSSRAMPMGSALAILLMAGMLYLLDRNQRGRVAVTRSLETSVLDLKREQDLFANVIQTQDQLTTVALDSNTVMDTATRLAMELTGADGSIIELVEGDEMVYCFTAGRASAFKGFRVKRATSLSGAALAQCRTLVCEDVMTDDRVDREACLKANLRSMIVVPLMHGDRMIGVLKNFSSEPHFFDERSVRAMTMITGQLSAALGRAQEFAEKTSVIADLESAKVQLTESRDQAQSATQAKSRFVANMSHEIRTPLNGILGMAGLLLDGEVLSAEARSYAQAIKSSGEDLLRLVNDVLDFSKAESGRMVFETVDFDLVSLLQDHVKSARLGARQKGIQLRLETDPRIPSVMRGDPGRLRQVVANLAGNAIKFTNQGAVSVTVTRVDAGGEVAELRFEVADTGIGISASAIPQLFQEFVQADVSTTRQYGGTGLGLSISKQLVEKMGGEIQVESALGEGSKFSFTLKLPIGATLSCGPTPSDSRGLPTGDRSWRILVAEDNQINQIIVVRMLERLGAQVDIVMNGQEAVDQIGQKNYDLILMDCQMPVMDGYDATRKIRSTGRAIPIVAMTANALAGDREKALEAGMNDYITKPLDKEIMREVLTRWLSSSSSSRAA; this is encoded by the coding sequence ATGCTTCACGCGAAACAAATGATGAATGTGAAGTCGGACCGCCGCTTGTGGATTGGGTTCGTTATTGCGGTTGCGGGTTTGGTCTTCTTGGGTCTCTATCTTCAACGTGAAGTCGCGGGGATTCGGTCGTCCGCGAACCATCGGGCAGCCGCACGGATGACGGGCTATCGACTTCGAGAATTGCAAATTTTGATCGTGAACGCGGAAACCGCACAGCGGGGTTTCCTGTTGACGAAAGACGATAGTTTTCTGCCGCCATTTGAAGAGGCGGTCGCCGCAATTCCATCGGTTTCCCGCGATCTGGAAATTCGTTTGAAGGATCAGCCAGACCAGCTCGAAAGATTAAGTCGGGTCAAAACGTTGATTCAAATGAAGTCGGAGCATGCGGTTGCCACGATTCAATTGGCTCGAAATGGTCAACGTTCCTTAGCGATTGATCGTGTTCGGGAGGGAACCGGCCAGCGCCACATCGAAGCCATGCGCGATATTTTCAACGAAATGGATGTCGAGCAGAAGCGTCTGGTCGATCTGCGGAACGCGCGGATGGAGCAGATCCTGAGTGATTCTTCACGAGCGATGCCCATGGGTTCAGCTTTGGCCATTCTGCTGATGGCCGGGATGCTGTATTTGCTCGACCGCAATCAGCGTGGGCGGGTGGCGGTGACCCGCTCGCTCGAAACGTCGGTCCTCGATTTAAAACGTGAGCAGGATCTTTTCGCGAATGTCATTCAAACCCAGGATCAGCTGACGACCGTGGCCCTCGATTCGAATACGGTTATGGATACCGCGACCCGCTTGGCGATGGAGCTGACGGGCGCCGATGGATCGATCATCGAGCTCGTTGAAGGCGATGAAATGGTTTACTGCTTCACGGCGGGCCGTGCGTCGGCATTCAAGGGTTTTCGCGTGAAGCGCGCAACGAGCTTAAGCGGAGCCGCATTGGCCCAATGCCGGACGCTCGTCTGTGAGGACGTCATGACGGACGACCGAGTGGATCGCGAAGCTTGTTTGAAAGCGAATTTGCGTTCGATGATCGTCGTACCGCTGATGCACGGTGATCGCATGATCGGCGTGTTGAAGAACTTCTCTTCCGAGCCGCATTTCTTCGATGAACGTTCCGTGCGCGCGATGACGATGATCACCGGACAGCTGTCCGCGGCGTTGGGACGCGCGCAGGAATTTGCCGAAAAAACTTCGGTCATCGCGGATCTCGAGAGTGCGAAAGTTCAACTGACGGAATCTCGGGATCAAGCTCAGTCGGCGACGCAAGCGAAGTCTCGCTTCGTCGCGAATATGTCCCATGAGATCCGTACGCCTTTGAACGGGATCTTGGGCATGGCGGGACTGCTGCTCGACGGGGAAGTCCTTTCCGCCGAGGCTCGTAGTTACGCCCAGGCCATCAAAAGCTCCGGTGAAGATTTGTTGCGGCTTGTGAACGACGTTCTGGATTTTTCGAAAGCCGAGTCGGGGCGTATGGTCTTCGAGACGGTCGACTTCGATCTGGTGAGTTTACTGCAAGATCATGTCAAATCGGCGCGGCTCGGCGCACGTCAGAAGGGAATTCAGCTGCGGTTGGAAACCGATCCGCGAATCCCGTCCGTGATGCGCGGGGATCCGGGACGTCTGCGCCAGGTCGTGGCGAATCTGGCCGGGAACGCGATCAAATTCACGAACCAGGGCGCCGTCAGCGTGACGGTCACAAGGGTGGATGCTGGCGGCGAAGTTGCGGAGCTTCGATTTGAAGTGGCCGATACCGGGATCGGAATTTCCGCCTCGGCGATTCCGCAGTTGTTCCAAGAATTCGTGCAGGCGGACGTTTCGACGACCCGTCAGTACGGTGGTACGGGATTGGGGCTTTCCATTTCTAAACAGCTCGTTGAAAAAATGGGCGGCGAAATCCAGGTCGAGTCCGCGCTGGGGGAAGGATCAAAGTTTTCGTTTACGCTGAAGCTGCCGATCGGGGCGACCTTGAGCTGCGGTCCGACCCCGAGCGATTCGCGCGGTTTACCGACGGGTGATCGTTCATGGCGGATTCTGGTCGCCGAAGACAATCAGATCAACCAGATCATCGTGGTGCGTATGCTCGAACGATTGGGCGCACAAGTGGACATCGTGATGAACGGGCAAGAGGCCGTCGATCAGATCGGACAAAAGAACTACGATCTTATTTTGATGGATTGTCAGATGCCGGTCATGGATGGCTACGATGCGACCCGAAAAATTCGGTCCACGGGTCGCGCAATTCCCATCGTGGCCATGACCGCCAATGCACTGGCCGGTGACCGGGAGAAAGCTCTGGAAGCCGGGATGAACGATTACATCACCAAACCTCTCGACAAAGAGATCATGCGTGAGGTTTTGACCCGCTGGCTGTCGTCGTCTTCATCTTCACGGGCCGCGTAG
- a CDS encoding penicillin-insensitive murein endopeptidase, whose translation MMIVRKAIVFGFLAWAAAFATTPSSSALAQAGLNETPEEIDQRLGPWLDLRGGGISIGRPQGVVTTNPDGTTTGAYGALANAEALPRRGEGFRSVSSEDESAGAGHLVSLLVNSAAYIHELYPDVELHIGDLSRTDGGYFYPPHKSHQNGLDVDLLFVGETRWRSVLDGEVVSPRFNFEKNWEYWRAIVGQRVRVKGRDESVVSMILVDPIIKTAVCEWAAREGLDKTLEGEEILRRLRPTAGHDDHFHIRIRCSPYHSQCEGDFSPPKVTGC comes from the coding sequence ATGATGATCGTCAGAAAAGCCATCGTCTTCGGGTTTTTGGCGTGGGCCGCGGCTTTCGCGACTACGCCCTCATCCAGCGCTTTGGCCCAAGCGGGTCTCAATGAAACTCCAGAGGAAATTGATCAGCGTTTGGGGCCTTGGCTTGATCTGCGGGGCGGGGGAATTTCGATCGGTCGACCGCAAGGTGTCGTCACCACGAATCCCGACGGTACGACGACCGGAGCTTACGGCGCGCTCGCGAATGCGGAGGCCTTGCCCCGGCGGGGCGAAGGCTTTCGTAGCGTAAGTTCCGAGGACGAGAGCGCGGGTGCCGGTCATCTGGTTTCGCTTCTCGTGAACTCGGCGGCGTACATCCATGAGCTTTATCCGGACGTCGAGCTGCATATCGGCGATCTTTCGCGGACGGATGGGGGCTATTTCTATCCTCCACACAAAAGTCACCAGAACGGTCTGGACGTGGATCTGCTTTTCGTCGGCGAAACGCGCTGGCGCTCGGTCTTGGATGGAGAGGTCGTGAGCCCGCGCTTCAACTTCGAAAAGAACTGGGAGTATTGGCGCGCCATCGTGGGGCAGCGCGTGCGCGTGAAGGGACGCGATGAATCCGTCGTGAGTATGATCCTGGTCGATCCGATCATCAAAACGGCGGTTTGCGAATGGGCCGCTCGCGAAGGCCTCGACAAAACCTTAGAGGGCGAAGAGATTTTGCGCCGCCTGCGCCCGACGGCGGGGCATGACGACCACTTCCATATTCGGATTCGCTGCTCACCTTACCATTCGCAATGCGAGGGGGACTTCTCGCCGCCGAAGGTGACGGGCTGTTAA